One Entomomonas asaccharolytica DNA segment encodes these proteins:
- a CDS encoding SurA N-terminal domain-containing protein has translation MLQEIRDKSQGWIAKTIIGVIVLLLALTGFEAIFRAVSNDGEVASVNGEGIATAEFNDTYQQQRYILSANGQFDGTPEAVKELKKLVTDNLINYRILVQAATNAGFSYLPEAYIKHAIENNPLYQTNGQFDYSLFEQDIRSYGYGSDKQFVRDQLDRNLLSQLQSGIVDANFVTDDRTQYLASLLEQTRDFSYKELEANKVANISDEEIKNWYENHKDTLKTPEQVVLEYIELNRNSFLEQTTVSDKELNDLYAKKVVELNKAAVRQRIAHILIPITANQTAEQAKTKIDAIEAELKQGKDFAAVAKEQSQDTGTADKGGDLGFVTTEDLPDPEAFAPVLTTLTKVGDVSEPVLSRFGWHIIKLTDVQKASVPSFESLREQLAGELKQQKAYDAYLAEQRKLDAAAYENYDNLAQVAKDFNLTLKETKPFGRETGYDVITTNDKVIKAAFSDSLLKNEENSGIIEVTPNTSIIVHVKQHLQPSNMTLEQATPEIKVALQKEKTQLEGEQLVADLKAGKVAINDTWKTFKSVKQPLQLSAEEFQKLSLTPDILESLFAIPKPVEDKPSIYGTTLKNGNYAVIALSKVNEFVGNLSDEDKLQYQTLAANDSANKLWEEYRQYLKDNAEIKYFDNEE, from the coding sequence AGCCTTAACAGGTTTCGAAGCTATCTTTAGAGCAGTCAGTAATGATGGCGAGGTAGCCAGTGTTAATGGTGAAGGTATAGCAACAGCAGAGTTTAATGATACTTATCAGCAGCAACGCTATATTTTAAGTGCTAATGGTCAGTTTGATGGTACACCAGAGGCAGTTAAAGAGTTAAAGAAATTAGTAACAGATAATTTAATTAATTATCGTATACTTGTGCAAGCAGCTACTAATGCTGGCTTTAGTTATTTGCCAGAAGCTTATATTAAGCACGCAATTGAAAATAACCCTTTATATCAAACAAATGGTCAGTTTGATTATAGTCTTTTTGAACAAGATATTAGAAGTTATGGTTATGGATCTGACAAACAGTTTGTAAGAGATCAATTAGACCGTAATTTATTGAGCCAATTACAAAGTGGCATAGTTGATGCCAATTTTGTTACAGACGATAGGACTCAATATTTAGCTAGTTTGTTAGAGCAAACGCGAGATTTCTCTTATAAAGAATTAGAAGCAAACAAAGTAGCTAATATTTCTGATGAAGAAATCAAAAATTGGTATGAAAATCACAAAGATACTCTAAAAACACCAGAGCAAGTAGTTTTAGAGTATATTGAGTTAAATAGAAATAGTTTTCTTGAGCAAACTACAGTATCTGATAAAGAGTTAAATGATCTTTATGCAAAGAAAGTAGTTGAGTTAAATAAAGCAGCGGTAAGACAAAGAATTGCTCATATATTAATTCCTATCACAGCTAATCAAACAGCAGAGCAAGCAAAAACTAAGATTGATGCCATTGAAGCTGAATTAAAGCAAGGTAAAGATTTTGCTGCTGTTGCAAAAGAACAATCACAGGATACAGGAACGGCTGACAAAGGTGGTGATTTAGGTTTTGTTACCACTGAAGATTTACCTGACCCTGAAGCATTTGCTCCAGTATTAACCACACTAACCAAAGTAGGGGACGTTTCTGAGCCTGTTCTTTCGCGTTTTGGTTGGCATATTATTAAACTAACGGATGTTCAAAAAGCTTCTGTTCCTAGTTTTGAATCGTTACGTGAGCAGTTAGCTGGTGAGCTAAAACAGCAAAAGGCGTATGACGCTTATTTAGCAGAACAAAGAAAGTTAGATGCTGCTGCCTATGAAAATTATGATAACTTGGCACAAGTTGCTAAGGACTTTAATTTAACATTAAAAGAAACCAAACCTTTTGGTCGTGAAACAGGTTACGATGTTATTACCACTAACGATAAAGTTATTAAAGCAGCTTTTAGTGATAGTTTATTAAAGAATGAAGAAAATAGTGGGATTATTGAAGTAACACCTAATACTTCTATTATTGTTCATGTTAAACAGCATTTGCAGCCCTCTAATATGACCTTAGAGCAAGCGACACCAGAGATTAAAGTAGCATTACAGAAAGAAAAAACACAGTTAGAAGGTGAGCAATTAGTTGCTGATCTTAAAGCTGGAAAAGTTGCAATTAATGATACTTGGAAAACCTTTAAATCTGTAAAACAACCTTTACAGTTATCTGCAGAAGAGTTCCAAAAGCTATCACTTACTCCTGACATTTTAGAGTCATTATTTGCAATACCTAAGCCTGTAGAGGATAAGCCTAGTATTTATGGTACTACCTTAAAAAATGGTAATTATGCAGTGATTGCTCTGTCTAAGGTAAATGAGTTTGTGGGTAATTTATCTGATGAAGATAAACTACAATACCAAACATTGGCAGCTAATGACTCTGCCAATAAGCTTTGGGAAGAGTATAGGCAATATCTCAAAGATAATGCTGAAATCAAATATTTTGATAATGAAGAGTAA
- a CDS encoding CvpA family protein, whose amino-acid sequence MTFNEIDWCIMGIIIISTVISLWRGFIKEILSLIIWIMAVVVAWLYGGSFADFLTPSIEIPWLRVVISCGILFILTLVVGAIINFVLSRLIKATGLSGTDRFLGMFFGAARGGIAIVIFVGLLMDTPASESNWWKDSELIPPFLVAANWSKNVVLGGWQSVPQPVDIPLQPNTDLPVSSSSE is encoded by the coding sequence GTGACATTTAATGAAATTGATTGGTGTATTATGGGCATCATCATTATTTCAACAGTGATTAGCTTATGGAGAGGTTTTATCAAGGAAATTTTATCACTGATTATTTGGATAATGGCGGTAGTCGTTGCTTGGTTATATGGTGGTTCTTTTGCTGATTTTCTGACACCTAGTATAGAGATTCCATGGTTACGCGTTGTGATTAGTTGTGGAATTTTATTTATTTTAACCCTCGTAGTAGGAGCTATTATAAATTTTGTATTATCGCGTCTGATTAAAGCAACAGGACTTTCAGGAACAGATCGTTTTCTTGGTATGTTTTTTGGTGCGGCAAGGGGTGGTATAGCCATTGTGATATTTGTTGGTTTATTAATGGATACACCAGCCAGCGAGTCTAATTGGTGGAAAGACTCTGAATTAATACCTCCTTTCTTGGTTGCTGCTAATTGGTCAAAAAATGTTGTTTTAGGTGGTTGGCAATCTGTACCACAGCCAGTTGATATTCCGCTTCAACCAAATACAGATTTACCTGTATCATCATCTTCTGAGTAG
- the argF gene encoding ornithine carbamoyltransferase codes for MSVRHFLSLFDCSKDELKQLIKRAIELKTMRRDNIPHNTLNGRILGMIFEKSSTRTRVSFEAGMIQLGGQAIFLASRDTQLGRGETIHDSAIIISSMVDMVMIRTFAHDNVTEFAKNSRVPVINALTDDLHPCQLLADMQTYFEQRGDIAGKTVAWIGDGNNMCNSYAEAAVQFDFQLKVACPKGFEPNPRFVELAKGRVQITDDPKEAVAGAHLVSTDVFASMGQEDEAQERLEKFNGFQVTEQLLDLASPDVIFMHCLPAHRGEEISETLLDDPRSVVWQQAENRLHAQKALLEFLYQQAH; via the coding sequence ATGAGTGTACGGCACTTTCTGTCACTATTTGATTGCTCAAAAGACGAACTAAAGCAGTTAATCAAGCGCGCCATAGAACTAAAAACAATGCGTCGTGACAATATACCTCACAACACCCTAAATGGTCGTATTCTTGGGATGATTTTTGAAAAATCATCTACCCGTACCCGTGTTTCATTTGAAGCAGGTATGATTCAACTCGGTGGTCAAGCTATTTTCTTAGCTTCTAGAGATACTCAGTTAGGACGTGGCGAAACCATTCATGATTCAGCCATTATCATCTCTAGTATGGTCGATATGGTAATGATCAGAACCTTTGCTCATGACAATGTTACGGAGTTTGCTAAAAACTCAAGAGTGCCTGTGATTAATGCCCTAACCGACGATTTACACCCCTGTCAACTATTAGCAGATATGCAAACCTATTTCGAACAGCGTGGTGATATTGCAGGTAAAACTGTGGCATGGATTGGAGATGGTAATAATATGTGTAACAGCTATGCAGAAGCAGCTGTACAATTTGATTTTCAATTAAAAGTAGCTTGTCCAAAAGGTTTTGAACCTAATCCACGCTTTGTAGAATTAGCAAAAGGTCGTGTACAGATTACTGATGATCCTAAAGAGGCGGTAGCTGGTGCTCATTTAGTAAGTACTGATGTATTTGCCTCTATGGGACAAGAAGATGAAGCACAAGAGCGATTAGAAAAATTCAACGGTTTCCAAGTGACTGAACAGTTACTTGATTTAGCTAGCCCTGATGTAATCTTTATGCACTGCCTTCCTGCTCATCGTGGCGAGGAGATTAGCGAAACTTTATTGGATGATCCACGTTCGGTGGTTTGGCAGCAAGCTGAAAATAGATTACATGCACAAAAAGCCTTGCTTGAATTTCTTTACCAACAAGCTCACTAA
- a CDS encoding O-succinylhomoserine sulfhydrylase, whose protein sequence is MTDKWQAGRLDSDLQDVGLDTLAIRAGQARSPEGEHSEALFLTSSYVFASAADAAARFAGQDEGNVYSRYTNPTVRNFEQRLAAMEGAEQAVATASGMSAILALVMSLCSAGDHIVVSQSVFGSTINLFEKYFKRFAIEVDYVPLADLAAWQAVCKQNTKLFFAESPSNPLSELVDITALADLAHSKGVLLAVDNSFCTPALQQPIKLGADIVMHSATKYIDGQGRCLGGAVAGRAEHMKELVGFLRTAGPTMSPFNAWVFLKGLETLRLRMRAHSDNALLLAEWLVKQPNVEKVYYAGLIDHPQYDLAKRQQQGFGAVLGFDVVGGKEAAWRLIDATKLISITANLGDAKTTITHPATTTHGRVSPEARAKAGIKDGLVRIAVGLEDIEDIKTDLARGLAAV, encoded by the coding sequence ATGACTGATAAATGGCAGGCAGGTCGCTTAGATAGCGATTTGCAAGATGTTGGATTAGATACATTAGCAATTAGAGCAGGACAAGCAAGAAGCCCTGAGGGGGAGCATAGTGAGGCTTTATTTTTAACTTCAAGCTATGTTTTTGCTTCAGCAGCTGATGCAGCAGCACGTTTTGCTGGACAGGATGAAGGAAATGTCTATTCACGTTATACTAATCCTACTGTACGTAATTTTGAACAACGCTTAGCGGCTATGGAAGGGGCTGAACAGGCGGTAGCTACTGCGTCTGGCATGTCTGCTATTTTAGCGTTAGTAATGAGTTTGTGTAGTGCAGGCGATCATATCGTTGTTTCGCAAAGTGTCTTTGGCTCCACCATCAATTTATTTGAAAAATATTTTAAACGTTTTGCCATTGAAGTTGATTATGTACCTTTAGCTGATTTAGCAGCTTGGCAAGCCGTATGTAAGCAAAATACTAAATTATTTTTTGCAGAGTCACCTTCTAACCCTTTATCTGAATTAGTCGATATTACTGCTTTAGCAGATTTAGCTCATAGTAAAGGGGTGCTGTTAGCGGTAGATAACAGTTTTTGTACTCCTGCATTGCAACAGCCTATTAAATTGGGTGCTGATATTGTCATGCATTCCGCGACTAAATATATTGATGGCCAAGGCCGTTGTTTAGGTGGAGCGGTGGCAGGTCGTGCAGAGCATATGAAAGAGTTAGTAGGCTTTTTAAGAACAGCTGGGCCGACGATGAGCCCATTTAATGCATGGGTTTTTCTAAAGGGTTTAGAAACGTTGCGACTACGTATGCGCGCCCATAGTGATAATGCTTTATTACTAGCAGAGTGGTTAGTTAAGCAGCCGAATGTAGAAAAAGTTTATTATGCAGGGCTTATAGATCATCCTCAGTACGATTTAGCTAAGCGGCAACAACAAGGTTTTGGTGCTGTGTTAGGGTTTGATGTGGTAGGAGGAAAAGAAGCAGCTTGGCGTTTAATTGATGCTACTAAGCTAATTTCTATTACTGCTAACCTTGGCGATGCTAAAACGACAATTACTCATCCTGCTACTACTACACATGGCAGAGTATCGCCTGAAGCAAGAGCAAAAGCAGGTATTAAGGATGGACTAGTTCGTATAGCTGTAGGGCTTGAAGATATTGAAGATATTAAAACAGACTTAGCTAGAGGTTTGGCTGCTGTTTAA
- the purF gene encoding amidophosphoribosyltransferase, protein MCGIVGIVGKTNVNQALYDALIVLQHRGQDAAGIVTCKDNKLFLRKDNGLVRDVFHTRHMQRLVGNYGIGHVRYPTAGSSSSAEAQPFYVNSPYGITLAHNGNLTNVEQLSKETYASDLRHVNTTSDSEVLLNAFAHELAKSKKLHLAPDDIFDAVTTLYRRCSGGFAVVSMILGHGIVAFRDPHGIRPIVYGHRQTELGMEYMVASESVALNVSGFTLIRDLAPGEALYITEDGDLFTKQCVEVEKFTPCIFEYVYLARPDSIMDGISVYKSRLKMGEKLAEKILRERPNHDIDVVIPIPDTSRTSALELANHLGVKFREGFMKNRYIGRTFIMPGQAERKKSVRQKLNAIDLEFKDKNVLLVDDSIVRGTTCKQIVQMARDAGAKKVYFCSAAPAVRYPNVYGIDMPSVHELIAHNRSTEEVADLIGTDWLIYQDLEDLKDAVRFEGSEVHDFDCAVFDGHYVTGDVSAEYLNHIEEERNDKMLNQKKAETAIIELHNN, encoded by the coding sequence ATGTGTGGCATTGTAGGTATTGTAGGAAAAACAAATGTCAATCAGGCACTGTATGACGCTTTAATTGTTTTACAACACCGTGGACAAGATGCAGCAGGCATTGTAACTTGTAAAGATAATAAATTATTCTTACGCAAAGATAATGGTCTCGTTCGAGATGTATTCCATACTAGACATATGCAACGCTTGGTGGGTAATTATGGCATAGGGCATGTTCGTTATCCTACTGCTGGTTCATCTAGCTCAGCGGAAGCCCAACCTTTTTATGTGAACTCTCCTTATGGTATCACTTTAGCCCATAATGGTAATTTGACGAATGTGGAGCAATTATCAAAAGAGACTTATGCATCAGATTTACGTCATGTTAATACCACCTCTGATTCTGAAGTATTGCTTAATGCTTTTGCCCATGAATTAGCAAAATCTAAAAAATTACATTTAGCACCTGATGATATTTTTGATGCTGTGACAACATTATATCGCCGTTGTAGCGGTGGTTTTGCTGTAGTTTCAATGATTTTAGGTCATGGTATTGTAGCTTTTCGTGATCCTCATGGTATTCGTCCTATCGTATACGGTCATCGTCAGACAGAGTTAGGAATGGAATATATGGTGGCTTCTGAAAGTGTAGCGCTTAACGTATCAGGTTTTACACTGATTCGCGATTTAGCGCCTGGTGAAGCATTATATATCACAGAAGATGGTGACTTATTCACAAAGCAATGTGTAGAAGTTGAGAAATTTACACCTTGTATTTTTGAGTATGTGTATTTAGCACGTCCTGATTCTATTATGGATGGTATTTCTGTCTATAAATCCCGTTTAAAGATGGGTGAAAAGCTAGCAGAGAAAATACTACGAGAACGTCCAAATCATGATATTGATGTCGTTATCCCTATTCCAGATACAAGTAGAACATCTGCTTTAGAGTTAGCCAATCATTTAGGGGTTAAGTTTAGAGAAGGTTTTATGAAAAACCGTTACATTGGACGGACTTTCATTATGCCTGGCCAAGCAGAACGTAAGAAATCGGTAAGACAAAAACTTAATGCTATCGATTTGGAATTTAAAGATAAGAATGTGTTGTTAGTAGATGATTCCATTGTACGAGGAACTACTTGTAAGCAAATTGTTCAAATGGCTAGAGATGCTGGTGCTAAGAAAGTTTATTTTTGTTCAGCAGCTCCTGCGGTGCGCTATCCTAATGTCTATGGTATTGATATGCCTAGCGTTCACGAGTTAATTGCACACAATCGTTCTACTGAAGAAGTGGCAGATTTAATCGGTACAGATTGGTTGATTTATCAAGATTTGGAAGATTTAAAAGATGCTGTACGCTTTGAAGGTTCAGAGGTTCATGATTTTGATTGTGCGGTATTTGATGGACATTATGTAACTGGTGATGTAAGTGCTGAGTATTTAAATCATATTGAAGAAGAGCGTAACGATAAAATGCTTAACCAAAAGAAAGCTGAAACAGCTATTATTGAATTACATAATAACTAG
- a CDS encoding EAL domain-containing protein, whose protein sequence is MGFLKDIAERKQFKRYMLDAWQQYSTLKSLIREPLILVDIRTGRIIEVNAPFERILGWSIKQVVGVPIAELGIWKESARNKIVKLILKKRSVKLTDIQLTSIDGDILTGELCAKIVRLNGGLAVLATFYYSHSLMTVEKFFNVNEREFSSAFDPTTDVVTVSDFKTAQYIKGNEALKNLLGYQQADLLKQTEFDIGVWASVEERTDFLKKVQEEGPQLLETALYRQEVGYMPIKFVVDILSADKKYVMMVGHDVTNLRKAERRAIHLAYHDPLTNLPNRSLLYERLEQQIKLVQRYNLHAALLFLDLDHFKNINDSIGHPIGDAVLKIVTTRLKASIRTNDTVSRVGGDEFIILLTRLEGDFNEVERQVLMTAERIREILSEPMLIDAYRLQISTSIGVTIIPEHGVNSSELIKRADIALYKAKELGRNMIATFRSSMQSAVVQRMRIEAKMRQALQNKEFKLCFHPQVFSRTHEITGAEALIRWVQGKDVFSPKHFINILEETQLIIEVGEWIILEACRLYAKLMDNKAISLLDFKFCVNVSPKQIQHEDFYGLIERALKQYNIPKRAITLEVTEGIVIQETNNTIEKMYALRKLGVNFAIDDFGTGYSSLSYLKKLPIDMLKIDKAFVDTITTDIHDSGIVSAIITMANSLDFEVIAEGVETVDQLSILEEKGCYLYQGYLFSKPLTFDSLQALLVAQSSRQI, encoded by the coding sequence ATGGGATTTTTAAAAGATATTGCTGAGCGTAAACAATTTAAACGATATATGTTGGATGCTTGGCAACAATATTCTACGTTAAAGTCTTTAATACGAGAGCCTTTAATTTTAGTAGATATTCGTACAGGACGTATTATTGAGGTTAATGCACCTTTTGAAAGGATATTAGGCTGGTCTATCAAACAAGTAGTAGGCGTGCCAATTGCTGAGTTAGGTATATGGAAAGAATCTGCAAGAAATAAAATAGTTAAATTAATTCTAAAAAAACGTTCCGTTAAGCTAACAGATATTCAGTTAACGAGTATAGATGGCGATATTTTAACGGGTGAATTGTGTGCCAAAATAGTTCGTCTAAATGGAGGATTAGCGGTTTTAGCTACCTTTTATTATAGTCACAGTTTGATGACTGTAGAAAAGTTTTTTAATGTTAATGAAAGAGAGTTTTCCTCTGCATTTGATCCTACCACAGATGTCGTGACTGTTTCTGATTTTAAAACAGCTCAATATATTAAGGGAAATGAAGCACTTAAAAATCTTTTAGGGTATCAACAAGCAGATTTATTGAAGCAAACGGAATTTGATATTGGGGTATGGGCTTCTGTTGAAGAGCGAACAGATTTTCTAAAGAAAGTACAAGAAGAAGGACCTCAGTTACTAGAAACGGCTTTATATCGTCAAGAAGTAGGCTATATGCCTATTAAGTTTGTGGTAGATATTCTAAGTGCGGATAAAAAATATGTGATGATGGTTGGGCATGATGTTACCAATTTGCGTAAAGCAGAGCGTCGTGCTATACATCTGGCTTATCATGATCCTTTAACTAATTTACCTAATCGTAGCTTATTGTATGAGCGTTTAGAGCAGCAAATTAAATTGGTGCAACGTTATAATTTGCATGCTGCTTTGTTGTTCTTAGATTTAGACCATTTTAAAAATATTAATGATTCCATTGGGCATCCTATTGGTGATGCTGTTTTAAAGATCGTAACCACACGTTTAAAAGCTAGTATCCGTACCAATGACACTGTTTCTCGAGTAGGCGGAGATGAGTTTATTATTCTACTTACTCGTTTAGAGGGAGATTTTAATGAGGTAGAAAGGCAAGTATTAATGACTGCTGAGCGGATTAGGGAAATCTTATCTGAACCTATGTTGATTGATGCATACCGTCTACAAATTTCAACCAGTATTGGTGTAACTATTATCCCTGAGCATGGTGTTAATAGTTCTGAACTGATTAAAAGAGCTGATATCGCGTTATACAAAGCTAAAGAACTTGGCAGAAATATGATTGCTACGTTCCGTAGTTCTATGCAGTCAGCTGTAGTGCAGCGTATGCGAATCGAAGCAAAAATGCGCCAAGCTTTGCAAAATAAAGAGTTTAAGCTTTGTTTTCATCCACAAGTTTTCTCAAGAACACATGAAATTACAGGTGCTGAGGCGCTTATACGATGGGTTCAAGGTAAAGATGTCTTTTCACCTAAGCATTTTATTAATATTCTCGAAGAAACTCAGTTGATTATTGAGGTAGGGGAATGGATCATTTTAGAAGCTTGTCGTCTCTATGCAAAATTAATGGACAATAAAGCTATTTCATTATTGGATTTTAAGTTCTGTGTTAATGTAAGCCCTAAACAAATACAGCACGAAGATTTTTATGGACTTATTGAGCGTGCTTTAAAACAATATAATATTCCTAAAAGAGCAATTACTTTAGAAGTAACAGAGGGTATTGTTATTCAGGAAACTAATAATACTATTGAAAAAATGTATGCGTTAAGAAAGTTGGGTGTTAACTTTGCCATTGATGATTTTGGTACAGGATACTCATCATTATCTTATCTAAAGAAATTGCCTATTGATATGTTAAAAATTGATAAAGCTTTTGTTGATACGATCACCACGGATATCCATGATTCAGGCATAGTGAGTGCTATTATTACCATGGCTAATAGTTTAGATTTTGAGGTAATTGCAGAAGGTGTGGAAACAGTTGATCAATTATCAATTTTAGAGGAAAAAGGATGTTACTTATACCAAGGCTATCTATTTAGCAAGCCTTTAACATTCGATTCATTACAGGCTTTGCTCGTAGCGCAAAGTAGTCGACAAATTTGA
- a CDS encoding type II secretion system protein, with protein MLSISRLPQKTSGFTLLEILLVITIISIVVAGIAFWVLNFTSVGSKLLNKQDVQIVDTAPKTVDIPIKNTGQIVINLTDEPLQILPVDEKLLFAFDKDIKIGTEWPTGNAGLLVKSYDGIQVELIGYNYLKANRQVANSGYAALKDLDTNSDNILDEFDIDFTNLYVWLDTNQNGVVDRDELHSLQKLGIKSLNIASVVNKNIRVNKSIITKQGQFIQEDGSKGSFVEINLFQDPYYREFTDKIAVSENAKKLPNIKASGYVRDLQEAVTLNPDLYPVIVDYFAIDLADRRFNQMDQIIFEWSKTLKNPYLESRLKSISTPKFDIRLGKDLQFDKYTDIALDNQKIVAGLMAIEAFTGQRQLHFFKTEVLNSLTQTWELNLIISFENQVIMSQTISANPDGTKKQVLLSSDMLSFTPEQRLIIRKKYDMVVENLYKKLQELQGDTKQNIAQLDDPSDQQWVDKSLQEQINTGQYFRKPQKVIDYPRRRHMSECVKPGNIIDQQVRDCAAGKISKTW; from the coding sequence ATGTTGTCTATTTCAAGGCTCCCCCAGAAAACATCAGGTTTTACACTATTAGAAATATTATTAGTAATTACTATTATCAGTATAGTAGTTGCAGGTATTGCTTTTTGGGTATTAAATTTTACTAGTGTTGGTAGTAAATTACTAAATAAGCAAGATGTTCAAATAGTCGATACTGCTCCTAAAACAGTAGATATTCCTATAAAAAATACAGGGCAAATCGTTATTAATTTAACAGATGAACCTTTGCAAATATTGCCTGTAGATGAAAAATTACTATTTGCTTTTGATAAAGATATAAAAATAGGTACAGAATGGCCTACAGGGAATGCTGGTTTATTAGTAAAAAGTTATGATGGAATTCAAGTAGAATTAATAGGTTATAACTATTTAAAAGCAAATAGGCAAGTGGCTAATAGTGGTTATGCTGCATTAAAAGATTTAGATACTAATTCAGATAATATACTTGATGAGTTTGATATAGATTTTACTAATTTATATGTTTGGTTGGATACTAATCAAAATGGTGTTGTTGATAGGGATGAATTACACAGTCTTCAAAAATTAGGTATTAAGTCTCTTAATATTGCTTCTGTGGTTAATAAAAATATAAGAGTTAATAAAAGTATTATTACGAAACAGGGGCAGTTTATACAAGAGGATGGTTCTAAAGGTAGTTTTGTGGAGATAAACCTTTTCCAAGATCCTTATTACAGAGAGTTTACTGATAAAATAGCTGTTTCTGAAAATGCTAAAAAACTGCCTAATATAAAAGCTTCTGGTTATGTAAGAGATTTACAAGAGGCGGTGACCCTTAATCCTGATTTATATCCTGTAATAGTTGATTATTTCGCTATTGATTTAGCAGATAGAAGATTTAATCAAATGGATCAGATTATATTCGAATGGTCGAAAACATTAAAAAATCCTTACCTAGAGAGTCGTTTGAAAAGTATCTCAACACCAAAATTTGATATTAGATTAGGCAAAGATTTACAGTTTGATAAATATACTGATATAGCATTGGATAATCAGAAAATAGTCGCTGGACTGATGGCAATAGAAGCATTTACAGGACAACGTCAGCTACACTTTTTTAAAACAGAAGTGTTAAATAGTCTCACACAAACGTGGGAATTAAATTTAATCATTAGTTTCGAAAATCAAGTAATAATGAGCCAGACGATTTCGGCTAATCCAGATGGTACTAAAAAACAAGTATTACTTTCTAGTGACATGTTGAGTTTTACACCTGAACAAAGATTAATTATTCGTAAAAAATATGATATGGTTGTGGAGAACTTGTACAAAAAGCTGCAAGAGCTACAAGGGGATACTAAACAAAATATTGCTCAATTAGATGATCCATCTGATCAACAATGGGTAGATAAAAGCCTGCAAGAACAAATTAACACTGGGCAGTATTTTAGAAAGCCACAGAAAGTGATTGATTATCCACGTAGGCGGCATATGTCAGAATGTGTAAAGCCAGGCAATATTATTGATCAGCAAGTTAGAGATTGTGCAGCAGGAAAAATTTCTAAAACTTGGTAA